In Streptomyces sp. 840.1, the DNA window CCGGCCTGGGCCGCGGCCTGCTCGACGGAGGCGGGCTCGACGCCCTCGCCGACCATCGCCACGCCCTCGTTGATGAACTGGCCGATGACGCGCGAGGTGAAGAAGCCGCGTGAGTCGTTGACGACAATCGGGGTCTTCCTGATCCGGCGGACCAGGTCGAAGGCGCGGGCCAGGGCCTCGTCGCCGGTCTTCTCGCCCTTGATGATCTCGACGAGCGGCATCTTGTCGACGGGCGAGAAGAAGTGCAGCCCGATGAAGTCGGCCGGGCGCGAGACCCCTTCGGCCAGGGCGGTGATGGGCAGCGTGGACGTGTTGGAGCAGAGCAGCGCGTCGGGCTCGATGACGTCCTGGATCTCCTGGAACACCTTGTGCTTGAGCTCGGTGTTCTCGAAGACGGCCTCGATGACGGCGTCGCAGCCGGCGAGGTCGGCCGGGTCGCCGGTCGGGGTGATGCGGGCGAGCAGTTCGTCGCGCTTCGCCTCGGTCGTGCGGCCCCGGGAGAGGGCCTTGTCGAGCAGCTTCTCGCTGTAGGCCTTGCCCTTGGCGGCGGCTTCCGGGGAGACGTCCTTGAGGACGACGTCGATCCCCGCGCGGGCGCAGGAGTACGCGATGCCGGCGCCCATCATCCCGGCGCCGAGCACGGCCACCTTGCGGACCTGGCGCTCCTCGATGCCCTTGGGGCGGCTGGCGCCGGAGTTGACGGCCTGGAGGTCGAAGAAGAAGGCCTGGATCATGTTCTTCGAGACCTGGCCGGTGACCAGCTCGGTGAAGTACCGGGCCTCGATGGTCAGGGCGGTGTCGAAGTCGACCTGGGAGCCCTCGACGGCCGCGGCGAGGATGTTGCGCGGCGCGGGCATGGGCGCGCCGTTCAGCTGCTTCTTCAGGTTGGACGGGAACGCCGGCAGGTTGGCGGCGAACTTGGGGTTCGAGGGGGTGCCGCCGGGGATCCGGTAGCCCTTGACGTCCCAGGGCTGCTGGGACTCGGGGTTCGCCTCGATGAAGGCGCGGGCCTTGTCGAGCATCTCCTCGCGGGTGGCGGCGACCTCGTGGACCAGGCCGTTCTCCAGAGCCCGCTGCGGGGTGTACTGGGTGCCCTGGAGGAGGACCTTGAGCAGCGCGTCGGCGATGCCCATGAGGCGTACGGTGCGGGTGACGCCGCCGCCCGCGGGGAGCAGGCCGAGCGTGACCTCGGGCAGGCCGATGCGGGAGCCGGGTGCGTCGAGGGCGACGCGGTGGTGGGAGGCGAGGGCGATCTCGTAACCACCGCCGAGGGCGGCGCCGTTGATGGCGGCGACGACGGGTTTGCCGAGGGTCTCGATGCGGCGCAGCGAGCGCTTGATCTCGGTGCCGGTGTCGAAGGCCTGCTGGGCGTTCTCGGGCCCGACCCTGATCATGTCCTTGAGGTCGCCGCCGGCGAAGAAGGTCTCCTTGGCGGAGGTGTAGATGATGCCCCGGATGGTGTCCTTCTCGGCCTCGGCGCGCTCCGCGACGGCCGCGATGGAGTCCTTGAAGGCCTGGTTCATCGTGTTGGCGGACTGGTCGGGGTCGTCGAGTACGAGGGTGACGACGCCGGTCCCGTCCTGTTCCCAGCGGATGGTCGTGCTCTCGGTCATGTGTCTGTCTTCTCCGTAGGAAGGGGGACGGTCAGAGACGCTCGATGACGGTGGCGACGCCCATGCCGCCGCCGACGCACAGGGTGGCGAGGCCGTAGCGCTGGTCCCGGCGCTCCAGTTCGTCGATGAGGGTGCCGAGGATCATCGCGCCGGTGGCGCCGAGCGGGTGGCCGAGCGCGATGGCGCCGCCGTTGACGTTGATCTTGTCGAGGGAGAGCCCCATGTCCCTGGCGAAGCGCAGGACGACGCCGGCGAAGGCCTCGTTGATCTCGACGAGGTCGATGTCGTCGATGGTGAGCCCGGCCTTGGCGAGTGCCTTGCGGGTGGCGGGCGCCGGGCCGGTGAGCATGATGGTGGGCTCGGAGCCGGAGACGGCGGCGGAGACGATCCGGGCGCGCGGGGTGAGGCCGTAGCGCTCCCCGATCTCCTTCGAGCCGATCGCGACCAGGGCCGCCCCGTCGACGATGCCGGAGGAGTTGCCCGCGTGGTGGACGTGGTCGATCTTCTCCACCCAGTGGTACTTCTGCAGCGCGACGGCGTCGAAGCCGCCCATCTCGCCGATGCCCGCGAACGACGGCTTGAGCGCGGCGAGTGAGTCGGCCGTGGTGCCGGGCCGCATGTGCTCGTCGTGGTCGAGGACGACGAGGCCGTTGCGGTCCTTGACGGGGACGACGGAGCGCGCGAAGCGGTTGTCCTTCCACGCCTCGGCGGCCCGCTCCTGCGACAGCGCGGCGAACTCGTCGACGTCGCGGCGGGTGAAGCCCTCGATGGTCGCGATGAGGTCGGCGCCGACGCCCTGGGGGGCGAAGCCGGTCTCGTAGTTGGTCATCGGGTCCATCGCCCACGCGCCGCCGTCGGAGCCCATCGGGACCCGGGACATCGACTCGACGCCGCCCGCGAGGATGAGGTCCTCCCAGCCCGAACGGACCTTGGCGGCTGCCAGGTTGACGGCTTCCAGGCCAGAGGCACAGAAGCGGTTCTCCTGGACGCCGGCGACGGTGTCCGGGAGGCCGGCCGCGATGGCGGCGATGCGGGCGATGTCGGAGCCCTGGTCGCCGAGCGGGCTGACCACGCCGAGGACGATGTCGTCGATGGCGGCCGGGTCCAGGCCGGGGAAGCGGCTGCGGATCTCGTGGATCAGGCCGACGACGAGGTCGATCGGCTTGGTGCCGTGCAGGGCGCCATTGGCCTTGCCGCGGCCGCGCGGGGTGCGGATCGCGTCGTAGACGAATGCTTCGGTACTCAAGACAGCTGCCTTTCGGGGGTGGTTGTCAGCGCGGTGCGGGGGCTCAGGCGAGCAGCGAGCGGCCGATGATCTCCTTCATGATCTCGGTCGTTCCGCCGTAGATGGTCTGGATGCGGCCGTCGGTGAACGCCTTGGCCACCCGGTACTCCGTCATGTAGCCGTAGCCGCCGTGGAGCTGGAGGCAGCGGTCGGCCACCCGCTTCTGCAGTTCGGTGGCCCACCACTTGGCCATCGAGGCGTGCACGGCGTCGAGCGTCCCCTGCGAGTGGTCGACGATGCACCGGTCGAGGAAGGCGCGGGTGACGGCGCACTCGGTGGCCATCTCCGCGATCTCGAACCGGATGTGCTGGAGCTTGGAGAGCGGGCGCCCGAAGGCTTCGCGCTCCTTGACGTACTCGGTGGTGATCTCCACCAGGTGCTCGGCGGCGGCGATCCCGGCGACCGCTATGCCCATGCGTTCCTGGGCGAGGTTGGTCATCAGGTGGATGAAGGCGCCGTCGAGCTCACCGAGGAGGTTCTCCTTGGGCACCCGGACGTCGTTGAAGAACAGCTCGGCGGTGTCCTGGGACTTCTGGCCGATCTTGTCGAGGTTGCGGCCGCGCTCGAAGCCCTCCGCACCCCGCTCGACGACTATCAGCGAGAGGCCCTTCGCACCGCCCTGCGGGGTGGTCTTCGCCACGACGACGACCAGGTCGGCGAGGATCCCGTTGGAGATGAAGGTCTTGGAGCCGTTGAGCAGCCAGTGGTCGCCCTTGTCCTCGGCCGTGGTGCGGATGCCCTGGAGGTCGGATCCGGCGCCGGGTTCGGTCATGGCGATGGCGGTGATGATCTCGCCGCTGCAGAAGCCGGGCAGCCAGCGGCGCTTCTGCTCGTCGGTGCCGAGGCCGGTGAGGTAGGGGCCGATGATGTCGTTGTGCAGACCGAGCGCGAGCCCTGCGGCGCCCGCCCGGGTGAACTCCTCGGCCAGTACGGCGCTGTAGCGGAAGTCGGCGTTGCCGCCGCCCCCGTACTCCTCGGGCACCGCGAGGCCGAGCAGCCCCTGCCGGCCTGCCGCGCGCCAGGCCTCGCGCGAGACGATGCCGTCCTGCTCCCACTGCTCGTAGTGCGGGAGCACCTCCTTGGCCAGGAAGGTGCGCACGGCCTCGCGGAACGCGTCGTGCTCGTCGGTGAAGATCTGCCGCTGCATCAGTCGGTGGTGTCCTTCCGGATGGTCCGCAGGGCCGGTACGTCCCAGTCGGCGGCGACGTCCTCGGTGTCTGCGCCCGGGAGCGCCGGGCCGCTGTGCACCGAGGCGGGCGTGGCCGAGAAGCGGGGCGCGGGTGCGGGCTGGGTGAGTCCGCCGTGTTCGACGAAGGTGGCGCGGGCGGCGAGGTGCGGATGGTGCGGTGCCTCGCGGAGCGAGAGGACAGGCGCCACGCAGGCGTCCGAGCCGTCGAAGACCTCGGTCCACTCGGCGCGGGTGCGGGTGCGGAACCGGGCGGCGACGACCGCGCGCAGTTCGTCCCATTGGGAGAGGTCGCCTCGGTCGGGCGCCGTCTCGGCGACGCCGAGCAGTTCGGTGAACTCGGCGTAGAACCGCTGTTCCAGCGGGCCGACCGCCATGTACTGGCCGTCGGCGGTCTCGTAGGAGCCGTAGAACGGGCAGCCGCCGTCCAGCAGGTTGGAGCCGCGCCGGTCCTGCCAGCCGCCTGCCGCCAGCATCCCGTGGATCATCATGGCGAGGTGGGCGGCGCCGTCGACGATCGCCGCGTCCACGACCTGGCCCGAGCCGCCGGGGGTGCGGGCGTGCTGGAGGGCGGCGAGGACGCCGACGACGAGGTAGAGCGAGCCGCCCGCGTAGTCCCCGAGCAGGTTGGCCGGGACGGTGGGCGGCTCGTCCGGCTTGCCGATCATGGAGAGGGTGCCGGTGAGGGCGATGTAGGCGATGTCGTGCCCGGCCCGCTCGGCGAGCGGCCCGTCCTGGCCCCAGCCGGTCATCCGCCCGTAGACGAGGCGCGGATTGCGGGCCAGGCAGGCGTCGGGGCCGATTCCCAGCCGTTCGGCGACGCCCGGCCGGTAGCCCTCGATGAGGATGTCGGCGCGCCCCACCAGGTCCAGGACCGTGTCC includes these proteins:
- a CDS encoding CaiB/BaiF CoA-transferase family protein, with protein sequence MATAGNGAHGPRGPLAGVRVVELAGIGPGPFAAMLLADLGADVVRVDRPGGAGLGIDPAHDLTNRNKRSVLVDLKAEGGPDTVLDLVGRADILIEGYRPGVAERLGIGPDACLARNPRLVYGRMTGWGQDGPLAERAGHDIAYIALTGTLSMIGKPDEPPTVPANLLGDYAGGSLYLVVGVLAALQHARTPGGSGQVVDAAIVDGAAHLAMMIHGMLAAGGWQDRRGSNLLDGGCPFYGSYETADGQYMAVGPLEQRFYAEFTELLGVAETAPDRGDLSQWDELRAVVAARFRTRTRAEWTEVFDGSDACVAPVLSLREAPHHPHLAARATFVEHGGLTQPAPAPRFSATPASVHSGPALPGADTEDVAADWDVPALRTIRKDTTD
- a CDS encoding acetyl-CoA C-acetyltransferase, with translation MSTEAFVYDAIRTPRGRGKANGALHGTKPIDLVVGLIHEIRSRFPGLDPAAIDDIVLGVVSPLGDQGSDIARIAAIAAGLPDTVAGVQENRFCASGLEAVNLAAAKVRSGWEDLILAGGVESMSRVPMGSDGGAWAMDPMTNYETGFAPQGVGADLIATIEGFTRRDVDEFAALSQERAAEAWKDNRFARSVVPVKDRNGLVVLDHDEHMRPGTTADSLAALKPSFAGIGEMGGFDAVALQKYHWVEKIDHVHHAGNSSGIVDGAALVAIGSKEIGERYGLTPRARIVSAAVSGSEPTIMLTGPAPATRKALAKAGLTIDDIDLVEINEAFAGVVLRFARDMGLSLDKINVNGGAIALGHPLGATGAMILGTLIDELERRDQRYGLATLCVGGGMGVATVIERL
- a CDS encoding 3-hydroxyacyl-CoA dehydrogenase NAD-binding domain-containing protein, whose protein sequence is MTESTTIRWEQDGTGVVTLVLDDPDQSANTMNQAFKDSIAAVAERAEAEKDTIRGIIYTSAKETFFAGGDLKDMIRVGPENAQQAFDTGTEIKRSLRRIETLGKPVVAAINGAALGGGYEIALASHHRVALDAPGSRIGLPEVTLGLLPAGGGVTRTVRLMGIADALLKVLLQGTQYTPQRALENGLVHEVAATREEMLDKARAFIEANPESQQPWDVKGYRIPGGTPSNPKFAANLPAFPSNLKKQLNGAPMPAPRNILAAAVEGSQVDFDTALTIEARYFTELVTGQVSKNMIQAFFFDLQAVNSGASRPKGIEERQVRKVAVLGAGMMGAGIAYSCARAGIDVVLKDVSPEAAAKGKAYSEKLLDKALSRGRTTEAKRDELLARITPTGDPADLAGCDAVIEAVFENTELKHKVFQEIQDVIEPDALLCSNTSTLPITALAEGVSRPADFIGLHFFSPVDKMPLVEIIKGEKTGDEALARAFDLVRRIRKTPIVVNDSRGFFTSRVIGQFINEGVAMVGEGVEPASVEQAAAQAGYPAKVLSLMDELTLTLPRKIRDETRRAVEEAGGSWAGHPSDSVIDRMVDEFGRPGRSGGAGFYEYDENGKRTRLWPGLREHFTKADTDIPFTDMQERMLFSEALDSVRCLEEHVLITVADANIGSIMGIGFPPWTGGVLQYINGYEGGLPGFVARARELAERYGDRFLPPALLVAKTEKGETFHD
- a CDS encoding acyl-CoA dehydrogenase family protein, whose translation is MQRQIFTDEHDAFREAVRTFLAKEVLPHYEQWEQDGIVSREAWRAAGRQGLLGLAVPEEYGGGGNADFRYSAVLAEEFTRAGAAGLALGLHNDIIGPYLTGLGTDEQKRRWLPGFCSGEIITAIAMTEPGAGSDLQGIRTTAEDKGDHWLLNGSKTFISNGILADLVVVVAKTTPQGGAKGLSLIVVERGAEGFERGRNLDKIGQKSQDTAELFFNDVRVPKENLLGELDGAFIHLMTNLAQERMGIAVAGIAAAEHLVEITTEYVKEREAFGRPLSKLQHIRFEIAEMATECAVTRAFLDRCIVDHSQGTLDAVHASMAKWWATELQKRVADRCLQLHGGYGYMTEYRVAKAFTDGRIQTIYGGTTEIMKEIIGRSLLA